A window of the Macaca nemestrina isolate mMacNem1 chromosome X, mMacNem.hap1, whole genome shotgun sequence genome harbors these coding sequences:
- the LOC105499983 gene encoding putative uncharacterized protein MED14OS — protein sequence MRSSSLPGARSPRRNGSGQSRHRLPPGRLRTGSRAPTAEARPHVARSPPTPGTGARGGGRRGSGGSRAAPQRGSCASANAQKQLRQTAATYMLTARGGSRSAERKGDLQRTFRQVGQTMPMVPPRLDYECRIC from the exons ATGCGGTCCTCGAGCCTCCCGGGCGCTCGGTCACCGCGCCGAAACGGGAGCGGGCAGAGTCGCCACCGCCTACCGCCGGGCCGCCTCAGAACAGGAAGCCGTGCGCCGACCGCGGAAGCCCGCCCCCATGTAGCGAGAAGTCCGCCGACCCCAGGGACGGGAGCGAGGGGCGGGGGGAGGCGGGGATCGGGGGGAAGCAGGGCGGCCCCGCAGAGGGGAAGCTGCGCCTCCGCAAACGCTCAGAAGCAGCTTCGCCAGACAGCCGCAACGTACATGTTGACTGCCCGAGGCGGAAGTCGATCGGCAGAGCGGAAGGGGGACCTGCAGAGGACCTTCCGACAG gttGGTCAGACCATGCCCATGGTTCCTCCTCGACTTGACTATGAATGCCgcatctgttga
- the LOC105499975 gene encoding LOW QUALITY PROTEIN: claudin-7-like (The sequence of the model RefSeq protein was modified relative to this genomic sequence to represent the inferred CDS: inserted 1 base in 1 codon; substituted 1 base at 1 genomic stop codon), with protein sequence MANLGLQLLNFSMTLLGWVGLVACTTILQRQMSSCVGNSIIXKGLXMDYITQSMGLMSCEMYDLVLALPAAMQVLRALNGGIPGAGLPDHMCVATMGMKCMCCGGNDKVKKACIADMAWLCMVRGVIFIMAGLADLVAFFWYGHQIVTDFYNPLIPLNIRYEFGPAIFIDWAGSSLALLGGVLFSCSCPGNKTQTGYHVPHSYSKSNSAKEYM encoded by the exons ATGGCCAATTTGGGCCTGCAATTGCTGAACTTTTCCATGACTCTGCTGGGCTGGGTAGGCCTTGTGGCCTGCACCACCATCCTGCAGCGGCAGATGAGCTCATGTGTGGGCAACAGCATCA ACAAGGGACTGTGAATGGACTACATCACGCAGAGCATGGGCTTGATGAGCTGTGAAATGTATGACTTGGTGCTCGCCCTGCCAGCAGCCATGCAGGTCCTTCGAGCCCTTAATGGTGGCATACCTGGTGCTGGGCTTCCTGACCATATGTGTGTGGCCACGATGGGCATGAAGTGCATGTGTTGTGGGGGAAATGATAAAGTGAAGAAGGCCTGTATagctgatatggcttggctct gCATGGTTAGAGGCGTCATTTTCATCATGGCAGGTCTTGCTGACTTGGTAGCTTTCTTCTGGTATGGCCATCAGATTGTCACGGACTTTTACAACCCCTTGATCCCCTTGAATATTAGGTATGAGTTTGGTCCTGCTATCTTTATTGACTGGGCAGGGTCTTCTCTGGCCCTCCTAGGAGGTGTACTATTCTCTTGCTCTTGTCCTGGGAATAAGACCCAAACTGGGTACCATGTACCTCACTCTTACTCTAAGTCCAACTCTGCCAAGGAGTACATGTGA